The genomic window tataagctaCTAGCTAAGGATTTCATAATTGTTAATAAAGATCGGGATGAGTGCTGGGAACTGGTGTTTGATCGAGAGTGATCCTGGAGTATTCACAGAACTCATTCATAAATTTGGGACAAAGGGTGTTCAAGTAGAGGAGCTATGGAGCTTGGATAAGGAACAATTCGTGGATTTGAAGCCGGTGCATGGATTAATCTTCCTTTTCAAAATGGTTCCGGATCACAATCCACAGGGAACTGTGGTCTTGGACTCCCGGGTAGACAAGATGTTTTTCGCCAAACAGGTAAGACTTCGTATGATGGTGGGCATCAGTCATACTCCTGGTATTTTGTGATTTAGGTCATCAACAATGCCTGTGCCACGCAAGCCATTCTCTCTGTTCTTTTAAATGTGGATCACCCGGAGCTAGAGTTGGGCACCACACTCTCGAATTTCAAGGAATTCTGCTCTTCTTTCGATTCAGCTATGAAAGGACTCTCCCTCTCAAACTCTGATGAAATCCGATCCGTTCATAATTCTTTTGCCAAACAGACACTCTTCGAATTTGACTCTAAAATGGCCTCCAAGGATGATGATGTCTATCACTTTGTGAGCTATATACCCATGAATGGTCGACTCTATGAATTGGACGGACTTAAAGAAGGTCCTGTTGATCATGGCCCAGTCTCCGAGGATGTTGACTGGTTAGATGTAGTTCGTCCAATCATTGAGCAGAGAATGGCCAAGTATCAAGCAGGAGAAATACACTTTAACCTCATGGCCATTGTCCGTGATCAATTAATGCATTTAGAGAAACAATTAGCGGAATGTCAGGTAAGGAaggaattaatttcataataactaataagtatattattcttttgaattaaaGAAAGAGGAGAATAATTCGGCAGAAGAGCTGAGGATCCAGCAACTCATAAACCATGAGTCAGATCGCCGTAGTAAGTGGAGGCTTGAAAATATTCGACGACGTC from Lepeophtheirus salmonis chromosome 1, UVic_Lsal_1.4, whole genome shotgun sequence includes these protein-coding regions:
- the Uch-L5 gene encoding ubiquitin carboxyl-terminal hydrolase isozyme L5; translated protein: MSAGNWCLIESDPGVFTELIHKFGTKGVQVEELWSLDKEQFVDLKPVHGLIFLFKMVPDHNPQGTVVLDSRVDKMFFAKQVINNACATQAILSVLLNVDHPELELGTTLSNFKEFCSSFDSAMKGLSLSNSDEIRSVHNSFAKQTLFEFDSKMASKDDDVYHFVSYIPMNGRLYELDGLKEGPVDHGPVSEDVDWLDVVRPIIEQRMAKYQAGEIHFNLMAIVRDQLMHLEKQLAECQKEENNSAEELRIQQLINHESDRRSKWRLENIRRRHNYLPFIIELLKTLANQGQLLPLYQKAKDKALERDRKKNLSK